ATTCCTACTGAACTTTACAATTTAAACAGACATCATGAGAAGTGCTGAGAACTTAGTTTGACTACGGATGTAATTATGATGTTTTGTTATTACCTGAACAGATCACTGTGATTAAATTTGATTTAGCATTCATCCAAGTTGCACATTCTCTCAATCCAGCCTCAGATCCTTTGCAGTAAAGAACCGTTCCTCTAATGGTGTTTCCAGATATTTCTGAAACACGGGAGCCACAACCCAACTGTCTACACACGACTGTAGCTGCATCCTTCCAAAAACCGTAACTGCTCACAACTCCCACAATCCTCCACTCTTCCTGGTAGTACAACTCCACTCTACCAGCACAGCGACTGGCTTCTCCCACCAGCCTCACATTATCAGGCTCTGACAAAAGACACAGTTATATAATATTTCTCCTAAAATCAGacttaacatttttattgaatgacaatTTATTGTTTTACCCGAACAGGTGATTCCAACAGAATGACCAGGTAGACAGgtgttgttttttctgtctgAGGTTTCACAGTCCAGAAGGCGGGTCTCATTTCCTTTACACTGGAACTCTTTATCCCAGGTCTGACCCTCACCTTTTCCATTGAGCCCCCCCTGTAGTACTACAGGAGCCCCACAGCCAAGCTCCCTACAGACCACCTCTGCATCCTGCTGGTCAAAGTCAGATTCACACACTGAGACCCAGGACTGACTGGACTTCACCTCCAATCTCCCAGAGCAGACACCAGCTTCATCAACAAGACGCACAGATTCTGGAGAAAAAGAGTTTGTAGATATTGTGGCATTCTGTCACTGAGGAAAAGGTGGAGAATAATACTGGAAGGTGACATGAACAATTCCATGTTGTTACAACACTGTCCATAACTAATGttatatcatttaaaatcaTTTATTATGAATTTGAAAAGGTGTCTGTATGTATTAATTAAGAATATCAGATTTCTTTGCTTCTGTTTGCCAAAAAAGCCCATTCGAGTTGAATGAAAATTGACAAACGAAGCTAAACatagcagagagaaagacagaggagagacagacagacagaggcaggtggagagacagacagatcagagagacagacagagggagtcaaaacaacaacaatgctgGTACTGAACTCATAAGAAGCTAAAATTACCAGTCTCTTACCTGAACAGGTCACATGACCgtcatatttatatttacataatgtaaacattaataATATTACCAGTCTCTTACCTGAACAGGTCACATGACcatcatatttatatttacataatgtaaacataaattaaataatattaccAGTCTCTTACCTGAACAGGTCACATTACcatcatatttatatttacataatgtaaacattaattaaataatattaccTGTCTCTTACCTGAACAGTCTACATGACAATCATATTTATATTAACATCATGTAAACATGAATTTAATAATATTACCAGTCTCTTACCTGAACAGGTCACATGAccatcatttttatatttacatagtgtaaacattaattaaataatattaccAGTCTCTTACCTGAACAGGTCACATCAGTATAATATATCTTATTGCAGAAAACACGAGTCTTTTTGATGTTACACTCTTTAATAGATGACTCCGATCCTCCACATTTATATCGAACTCTTTGTCTGCTCTTTTCAGTCCGAGGTCTTCTAGATGTAGTTAAAACATTCCCACAGTCAAGCTGTCTACACACCACATTAGACTCTATCAAGGTCCAGTCACCAAACACACTTAACACCGTAAACAtccttatatatttaaaatcatCAGACATCCAATTACATTGACTTGTCCACACTCCTTCCTCAAAGACTTCCAGTTTCCCAGAACAGGAACTGATCCCATTCACCAGTCTGACTGAGTATTCATCTGTAacaggagagaggaaaacaCAGTGGTGAGGACAGATAATGACAGTGTTTCTGTAATTCTAAGAGTTCAGTTCTCCATGTGGGATTATAACGTTGACCAATATTCAACTGTTATAATCACTGTAGATGTATATTCTACCAACCTGGTGGGCTGACACTTTGACCCTGAAGATctgaggagaaagaaagagacagaggacagatcAGGGAGgcaggggaagggagagagaaagatagaacgAGATAGACCAGCAATTAGAGCCGTAAAACGTtaagtgatgtcatacctgtgatGTGTATGGTCTTATATACCACGGCTAACAGCCAATCCGCATTCAGGATACAAACTATCCTGTTTATAAGAGACATACTACAGATGTCTAGCTCTGGATGGGGCTAATTGAATACTTGTGTGAATgttggtttctttgttttcattgtggtGGCCAAGGTGAGGTGGACCTACtgatgacacaattataatatCTGGGTAATTGTTTGGGCCTGGACCACATGTCCATTATAATATCTGGGTAGTTGCTAGGGCCTGGACCACATGTCCATTATAATATCTGGAGAATTGTTTTGACCCAGACTATATGTCCAttattgtgacaactgcgacctctgctggttcacctccccctgcagcgggcgggccccagcggtcgacgtcacctgctttctgacgccaccgtcttcatcatacatttcacctgtgtctcgtttgtgcacctgttcctcatcatcgctgtttccccccggtatatatgttccctctgctccccctgtctttgtgtgtaattgtctctactaaatggaagagctgttcaacgctttgttatatacctgtactgatttctctcgccgagaaacattaaaccttcattccatcacgccttctccggttcctccttgctcctctcaacccccgaagccgtgacagaattacacaccaaatatacaacagcaaggatatggagcccacgggagccacaggcgaggtcggtgttgcggaggcggtccaggtacattcaacgatgctggccagcctaggcgctgcaatggacaatgtcttaaaagcggtgcagcgcctagagctgagccagcagacccccgcagcaccggccgtttctccgcctgcccctgccgtgccgccgagcatgggggcactgcatctccccttacccagggatttcgacggggcggcggaccgctgccagggattccttctacagctggacatcgcgctccaggcgatgcaccctgcgccgaccgaggcacagaagatcacctcgctcgtctcctgcctgtccggaaaagccctggagtgggccaccgccgtctggaacaccgagcagcccacccagggcagctacgccgagttcacccgccgcttccgagccgtgttcgaccatccacacgaaggaagagaggcgggtgaacggctgttccacctacggcaggggacgaggtcggcgcaggagttcgcactggagttccggaccctggcagcgggatcagggtggaacgaacgggctcaaaTCGACCATTACCGTtgcagccttcgcgaggacgtccggagggagctggcttgtcgagacgtgtccctctccttcgatcagctggttgacatgtccatccgtcttgacaacctgctggctgcccgaggacgtcccggaagaggcccgtccgttccaccctgccaacctgacaccgccgtccccatggaattggggacggctgcactgccgggcagatgtcggggagggcaggtgcggagtgcctccaaggggCGACGAGGCCGtactactgcaccacaccgcacctccctccctgagtcgagaggcgacaggcatggcacttccgcgtcaccccaggtagcacatgcacattcgccactaacctcttccctctctatgtgcactgttcctgttaggttccccggctttccgctgatttcccggtgtaaggcgctggtagactcaggcgcagctgggaatttcatggataggtcttttgccctgcggtcacgcatacccctccaggtcctcgccacccccctgcccgtgagagctttagacagccggccactagggtcaggtctggtcacgagttgcactgttcccctcctcctgattaccgacagccgacacagcgaaaccatttcatttcacatcatcgactcacccacgttcccagtcgttttaggtttcccctggttgtccctacacgaccccttcatctcctggtctagtcgacgtctgtcggggtggtcgcggaagtgccagggtaggtgtttgggtgtttccgttggctcgacctcggtggaaagtccagacagtgcgcccgccgtgcccattccccccgaatacagggacttggctacggttttctccaaagccaaggctgctgtgttgccaccacaccggctgggggattgtgcgatagacctcgttgatggagccgcactcccgaagggtcacgtgtatccactgtcccgcaccgaaacggagactatgaacgcctacgttacggaagcgttggaacagggctacatcaggccctccaagtcacaggtctcctcgagtttcttttttgtgaaaaagaaggacggtggtttgcgcccgtgcatcgattaccgggcgctgaacaagatcaccattccgttccgctaccctctccctttgatctctgcggaggtggagaggatgcacggggcccgctttttcactaaattagacctcaggagtgcctataacctggtgcgtatccgggaaggagacgagtggaaaaccgcttttagtaccacgtctggccattacgagtatttagtgatgccgtacgggttgatgaatgctccttcagtcttccagtcattcgtcaacgacgtattccgggacttgttgtgcgaaggagtggtagtgtatattgatgacatcttgatattcactgccacccgcgccaaacatgtctcgttagtgcgcagagtgctggctcgactgctggagcatgacctgtacgtgaaagccgagaagtgtctgtttttccagtcgtctgtgtccttcctgggatatcgcttttccagcacaggtgtggctatggaggagcctcacattgacgccgtgcgtaattggccgaccccaaccacggttaaggacgtgcaacgtttcttaggcttctcta
Above is a window of Esox lucius isolate fEsoLuc1 chromosome 9, fEsoLuc1.pri, whole genome shotgun sequence DNA encoding:
- the LOC114839845 gene encoding scavenger receptor cysteine-rich type 1 protein M130-like, with protein sequence MSSLSHSTPDEDKVSWTEKEGLWLNIVVKEEDEEEDVFGAEEEITVILKEEKTGDLINTKSVRLVDEAGVCSGRLEVKSSQSWVSVCESDFDQQDAEVVCRELGCGAPVVLQGGLNGKGEGQTWDKEFQCKGNETRLLDCETSDRKNNTCLPGHSVGITCSEPDNVRLVGEASRCAGRVELYYQEEWRIVGVVSSYGFWKDAATVVCRQLGCGSRVSEISGNTIRGTVLYCKGSEAGLRECATWMNAKSNLITVICSDDSHQGNYRCVYNNYVFSHNFSSESQLLFLTITASPHPAFIIRHVIVLLILLTVIITSCLNYKSTRGQKRVNRVTSMDLHVSTNVIEMVSLDSRTDAGPGEETAVQETE